ACCAACACTCCTCTGCCTCTGCCTGCATCTACGGGTAGTGTACgcggcgactaaggaaatataaaagaaaatggacaacagcgtcctccgtgctaccACTATCGCCaacctgcccagcgtggtgattatgggcaaaacctttAATCCAGCAGGGTTGTTTTCGagagcgttcccgtggccctaCCACTAGGTGACTTGTTGGAACACCGTGAGATTTTagccggtacgagtccgacataaccactgtCCTCCCCGTGGTGCGTtggtccatgaggatttccccccGAAAAaaaaaggcctttagtccagcagaggactgttataggctattgttgTAGGAAAGACTTTGGCTTCCGTTTCGGGGGAACGTGTTGACACGAATCTTTCAGAGctcgatttaagcaattaaatatcactttttaaaACGTTGTAGAAAAACAGCGCAAggtaacttgcatgcctgaaaatTGAATTAAGTGTACCAATCTGCACTTCAATACGGTATGGCGGACTACGGCCCAGGATTATACTTTAAAATGGACGCATTTTTCCTATTTCTACTATGTAGCcgataaaactaataataataataataataatatctttattttatcaaaataaacgtatacatttcatgagtgtgaagccctgtctcctgcggtagttaaaactgtgttacaggagacagtgtcttccctatatctatggtcttattaacaaacgtttgacaatttacagggaaaattatataaaggaaagaaaagaaataaataaatgaaaaaaaaaaaaaaaagagaattatgttaatttttgaggcgggtgcttTTGTTACGggtaggtacatttgatttgtttgtgggtgtgcgcgtgtttgtatgcgtgtgtgtgagcatgtttgtatgcgtgtgtgtgtgcgtgtttatatgcgtgtgtgtgtgcgtgtgtgtttgtgtttaatttgtaatttgttttatttaaattagatattcttatgaaatataaaaccACATATTCACATAACCAAGTAAAAGTTAAGCTCTCAGTTCCTGACTTGACAAGCAAAGGTGCGGCCATAAGCTagttctattattataattggaGAAGTCAAAGAAAGTGGTGGTGAGATATTTCTCACCTGAGGTGTGGATCCAATTAAACATGGCATTCTCGAGACAGCGCCCTTTGGCgagaataaaaatgtttgtttttaaatttttcatattattgctatgtgataatataatattatacttcgCATCTCTCCCGAAGATGATTACTATTTACATGCAGCAGTACGCAAGTTTATGCTGTCCTAATCAcacatttaaagttatttaacatttttaaatcgataAATTAGTTGAAATTTGACTTATTCTAACTTATTACCTATCTCCCACCACTATGCACCCCGCCCTATTGAATCGGGTGGACAGTCATTAAGTAATTTTGTGTTGTCCGAGTCACACGTATCCATATTTGCGCAAAGTTCGAAGAAATTGGGAAAAGAAAACGAGCTGAAAGTGATATGgtaaatagaatatttaaaaagttagtgaaaagaagaaaaataattatttcatcatcgtcatcgtccgAAGACTCGTCGAATCAAGATAGTTTGTTATCACCCACGACAGAAGCTTCAGCTGGTGACCGAGAAATTCAAGGTTagcaaaaataatagttttttaccTGCTTACCCGCtactgttttgtttttgttaataacTCTAAATAAACCTTCATGTACTGTCCCGACGTAAAACGTGTGTGGAAATTGTATCCCGGCATTATATTGTGTgtggataaaaatataaataatgaaataatatttgtttattgtaacTGCTCCGACGCAAAGCGTGTGTGAGTTTTTCAAATGGTACAAATTGATTGGTTTGTCGTCTTTACAGACGAAGTCCCATTTGAGCTACCAATGGAAGGCCAGCTAATAGAGGAAAATGACGAGTTGGATCCAGAGATATTGCAACTATTGGGCTCAGACCCGACACAAGACAAATCTTTTGGAGAAAACATACACAAAGATTTAGCTTCACGATGgaaacatattttgactaacgGGTTGCTTAAGGAAGAGAAAATTGATCTCCTAAAACGATACCTACCACCTGAAAACTGTTTATATATGAAAGCACCTATTCTAAACTCTGAAATAAAATCTGCATTATCCGAGATTAACGTTAAGAGGGATGTTTATAGTGaacaaaagcaaaatcaaaTGTCAAGCTGTATCTCTGCCATCGGCAAAGCACTGAACTTGATCTTAGCTCAAAAAGAAAGTTCTCaagaagttataaaaactttgagTGACGCCGGGCGATTGCTATGCGACACTCACTACAGAGAATCCCTCTCTAGACGCTTTGCAATTGTCAACTGTATTAGTAAACAAAAAAGAGacgtaattaaaaatacaaaaatagataACTATTTGTTTGGTTCAAAATTGTCTGAACACTTAAAGTCATCAAAAGCTATATCAACTTCCGCATCAGAGTTGAGATTTAACAGCGCTAAAACGAATCAGCTTCGCTCACAACCGATCTACTCGGCTCGCAACCCGGTTACTTTAAACGCACGGGGGGCACCGCGAGCACCAGCTGCCGAGACGCGAGTGTACCCGGGCCAGCATCGGCAGCCGCCGGCGCGAGCGCCAGCGCCCGCGCCGCGCGACTACCGACGTGCGCCGCCTCCGCCGACGACTCACCGCTCGAGATACTACGCGTCAAGTCGCCGACGCTAATTCCTTCGCAACAGGTACACAACGCAGTGACGTATAAACCTACAGCCGGCAGACTTCAGTATTTTCTGTCTGAATGGTTGCAGATTACGAATGATAATACTATTTTGTCCTGGATTAAAGGTTATAAAATTCCCTTCCATAGTGCTCCTTATCAAATAGATAAAGTCAAAAGTAGGTCATATTCTTCcgaagaaataaacataatcaatgAGTGCGTTGCGGAATTATTAGCCTTAGGTTTGGTTTCGACTTGTTTTCAGTCTGAAAAACAATTCATCTCACCAATTTTTACAGTTCCTAAGCCAAACGGAAAGCACcggtttatattaaatttaaaaaaattaaataaattcatttatattaatcaCTTTAAAATGGAAGACTATCGCACTgcaataaaattgattaataaaGATAGTTTCATGGCCACGATAGATATAAAGGATGCATATTTTTTACTACCAGTTGCTCTAAGTGACAGAATATACCTCCGGTTCATGTGGAACAATCAACTATTTGAGTTCAACGTTTTACCGTTTGGCCTCTGCACTGCTCCTTATGTCTATACAAAGTTACTAAAACCTGTTCTCCACCATTTACGCTTGTTAGGCCATTTATCAGTTAATTTTCTTGACGATTTTTTATGCATTGGGAATACGTTTCAGAGTTGTAAAGATAACGTACAAGCAACAAAAaacttacttataaaattaGGATTTTTAATCAATGATGTTAAAAGTCAAATTTACCCACATAAAAGATGTTTATTTTtgggttttatttttgattcatCTAAAATGTATTTGACTTTACCTGTTAGTAAGAAAAAACGTATAAattcatttacaaataaattattaaatacaaaacaatgcACCATCAGAAAACTTGCtagttatgttggtttgttaaCGTCTGCGTGTCCCGCAGTCGACTATGGATGggtttatacaaaaatgtttgaaaGAGAAAAATTTTTAGCCCTCAActattctaataattataacaagtaTGTAACCTTATCTGAACATTTAAAAGATGATTTCATATGGTGGAGAGATCACATAGACTCTGCCAGTAGTTCATTTCAAATCGAAGACTATTCGATTACAGTGTATAGCGATGCATCTCGTTCAGGATGGGGTGCAGCCTGTAATGATGAGACAGCTCATGGAGACTGGGATAATTCACAATTATCACTGCACATTAATACTCTTGAACTACTTGCAGCCTTTTATAGCCTCAAAATCTTTGCGTCACAACTTAGTAATTGCAATGTTTTGATGAGGATCGATAATACCACAGCTATTgcgtatattaataaaatgggtGGAATACAGTTTACACATCTGAACAAAATAGCACGTGACATATGGCAATGGTGCGAGAAACGCAATTTACATATTTTCGCATCTTATATTCAATCTAATAGGAACATAGTCGCAGATTTTGAATCTCGTCGAACATTTAATTTAGATACTGAATGGGAACTAGCTGATTACGCGTTTagtcagataaaaaaatattttggtacccctaaatttgatttatttgccAGTAACCAAAATCACAAATGTCAGAGGTACGCCTCATGGAAATTAGATCCTAATTCTGAAATTATTGACGCATTTACTTTCAAATGGGAAAACATAAAGTTTTATGCCTTTCCACCGTTTAGCTTAATTTCTAAAgttttacacaaaattaaatGCGACAAGACAGAGGTCATTGTTGTAGTACCATACTGGCCCGCTCAACCGTGGTATCCGATATGGACTAGTCTGCTGGTTTCGGAAGTTCTATATTTTCAACCTAATGAAAATTTGCTCATTTGCCCTTTCAGGGAGCATCACCCTCTACATGTGGATCTGACCCTGATGGCCGGGAAATTATCAGGCAGTCGCTACTGAAACGCGGAGTTCCCATCATATCACTAGAAATTGTAATGGCCTCTTTCTCTAGTAAAACACTAAATcaatataattcatatttaaaatcatgGTGGCTATATTGCAACAACAAGGGGTTAAGTTATTGTGATTCCAATGTCACACAGTTGATTGAATTTTTGactgaaaaatttaattcaggGGCCGGGTACAGTACATTAAATAGCTATCGTTCCGCGTTGTCCATTCTATTAGGTCAGGAAATCACCTGTCAAGATAACGTTAAAAGATTCTTTAAAGGCGTTTATCGTAAAAAACCTCCAGCGCCGAAATACGATACCACTTGGGATCCTAATCTAGTATTAAATTATCTACAGAACTATTACCCCAATGATCTGATCTCACTAAAAGATTTATCTCTTAAAACAATAACTCTTATTGCATTAGCGTCTGCCCAAAGAATGCAGACACTCAGTctaatgaaaattcaaaatatttcatttgaagaagataaaattaaaattaaaatagatgaTCTGATAAAAACATCAAAGCCAAATGCTTTCCAACCATTAATTGTATTACCATATATAAGAGAAAACCCGAAAATTTGTCCAGCACTGTGTCTTAAAATGTATCTAGATAGAACTTATACTCTACGTTTACAAGaagattttctttttatcagTTATCAAAAACCACATAAAAAGATAGGCACCCAAACTTTATCACATTGGGTTAAATCAATTCTGCAAAAAAGTGGCATTGATATTACCCTATACGGTGCCCATAGTACGCGACACGCGTCCACATCGGCTGCTCACAGGGCAGGCGTTAATCTAGAAATCATTAGGAAAGCCGCAGGCTGGACTAAAGACTCAAATGTTTTCTTAAAGTACTATAATAAAGATCTAGTAACAACAGATCAAACTGACTTTGTAGatgcattattttaattattgttgtttgTATTGAGGTAACGCGTCTACCATTTCTTAATTGagagcaaaaaataaataaataaatgattcgtTCCTTTTCTCTTGTATTTTTTCGATGCTCTAAACATCTGCATGTAAATAGTAATCATCTTCGGGAGAGATGCGAAGTATAATTAAGAATCAAACGAACTTACCTTGTGATGTTTGATATCTAATTATACGAGCGTCTTGACCGAAGATGATTACAGACCCACCCACCTCTTATATATCCCTAGATCAATCGAAAAAATAGGGCTCTGAAAAATGACTGTCCACCCGATTCAATAGGGCGGGGTGCATAGTGGTGGGAGATAGGTAATAAGTTAGAATAAGTCAAATTTCAACTAATTtatcgatttaaaaatgttaaataactttaaatgtgTGATTAGGACAGCATAAACTTGCGTACTGCTGCATGTAAATAGTAATCATCTTCGGTCAAGACGCTCGTATAATTAGATATCAAACATCACAAGGTAAGTTCGTTTGATTCTTAATTATCAAAGCCTAAAAGTGTCTGACTTTAATTCCATGGAATTCCGACATTTCTCGCTGATACATATTTAGACGACatacctatttaaattaaaaaaaaatgggttatGTTTATAGGATTATATTTCTAAATTTGTAAATATGCATTTGGTTTTATAACCAaactaacattattttttttttcattaattcaaatgaattataaaatatgaatgtcAAAACAATTCATGCGGGtaggaaaaaaaatactggCCATACCGGggtaattatttaacaaaactttGGTCctcataaaaatcattttatccCTGCACAAATTTCGTAAGCATCAGTTGAATATCATTGAAGACACAGGACCAAACAGCAGACAGTAGCAACCCACTCACTAAAATCCTAACATTACCTAACTCGTACACACACCCCACCTAGTTATTGGCATGACCGCTAACGCTTCATAAAAACGGTAGGATTTTTTTCGCTCATCTTCTATAAACGAGTCGAGTacgatttttttcttaaatttactattattattcttCGTTGTTTATGATGGAAGCTGAAATGAAACCGACGTACGCTAAACTCTCCTTCAGAAGTTGGCCACTCATCCATTTATTGACTTCAAATAACGTTTCATCCAGCGAAATCGACTTTTTATTGGTGATGCTACAGGGTCAAAAATCTGTGGATTACTAGCTGATAACTTCGCGtggataaaggtttttttattcctgCGGGAGCTCTCTTATTTccaggtagcctatgttcttttacAAAGGCTGCATGCATGCCAAGTTTCATCCAAACTCAGCCgcttttgcgtgattgagtaacaaacatccacactttcacatttataatattatgtaggatataatttatttatttatcctactACCCTATTCCCTAGtagggtaaataaataaattattaggttGCATTTGTGAATCGAAAGTTTAACAGGTAAGCTGAACCGTGAAACCGCAGTGCGTTCCGGGATGGTCATTTGCGATtgactatttaaaactaaattcttTGCATGGATAAAGGTTGCATCCAGAAGATAGACAATGCATAGTTTTATAATCCCAGTCAGTTGatataaagattttatattgttattataaaaatacctaaaatattgaataacaatttaatacatttatgaACAAAACTCTGTTTCTGTATTTATGTTTACTGGACATTCCTTAAATAATTTCAACCTACTATCAAGTTTCCTAATTGCCAAGTATCCTCAAAAGTCATcgaagtttttataaaaaaaaaaagaactaaagGGCTTCTCCTGTGAGTTATTTTTATTCTCTTATTGATATGAGAGAAAAGGGTTGTAGCCAGTTATTTGTGAGGTGGTAAGCAAACTTTTTAAGATAAAAAGGTCTCATGATCTAACGGTTAATGTACAAGCATTGTTCGCTAGCGGACAAATTACTTTGTTGTCGTACAAATGAACAAATTTCAGAGAAATTCCCGTGAATTGCGCACCGTTTCTCTCATTAACCTTTCATTACGCTCAGTCTGTGAGCTTTTGGAGTGTCCCCGAAGATTTACGCAGAATCTTACCTAATTAAAGGTGCCTCACTTGTATAATCTCGGAAAGCACGACAGTTAttttacagataaaaataataagataaagGAAATAGGTTAATTGTTTCTTTTTACTTGCTTTGTTTTGgaaaacaagtttattttttagatgtgtttttaatcaaattttacTTGATGTTACGGCTTGcccacgaggtggacggacgaaaTTTAAACGAGTCACTGAGAGCGGCCAAGTGGTCCGCTCTCAGTAATTTGGAACTCACTGCAAAACACTTAACTCTTACTTAACTCACGTGGACATAAATCGATTTAGGAGGTGATGATAGACTTATTTGACTTTAACACACGGCTGGATGAGAAATGCGAACGGTGGTGCACTTTGCCCGACAGTGGACACTTTCGGGCTTATTCTGATAACGATAATGGTGACGATATTGATAAGTCTATTTGAATACATgaagttttgactttgactctacGCAAGCAGGCAGTGTCAGCTTTGACCATCTGGTGGACATGGCCcgtaaaatatacctacttagtctTAATGTTCTTCCATCGCCATTTCGTTATTTATTAGCAAAGTAAACATTCATTTTATCGCCTCCACTGATGGCCGTAGATTAATTGCGGGCGATATTGCGTCACCGCGCTGTTGAGTAATTACGATAATATACGACACTAGTTATTACACGATTTTataggtatgtatgtatatttgtatgtgaacactttattgttttataagaaaaagaagtaaaggaaaatattatataaaataggctgggttaatgttataaaatatgctGCTCAGTACgcggtttttttggtttttcatgaatcatgcgggaaccgtacattttccagcctatgtgttaatgtTTTTCACAAAAGGGCcttaatttgggaattaattttaaataaagtctACAAGAGCAAatcttatatatctttaaacgagaatttcttgtatatacatatataaatggaatctcggaatgGGTTCCAACGGGTTtcgggcgataaatcgatctagctaggattaatttccagaaaatgacattttattcgtgttttatagttatactagcggatcccagcgcaatctgtcgggctgatttgtgaatctaaaccatccagggtgccacccaaacttataccaaaaaaatcattcaaattggtccagccgcttaggaggagttcagtgacatacacacgcacacaagaaatatatataagacaagcggaacccagcgccatctgtcgagctaatttgtgaatctaaaccatccaggataccgcccaaacgcatacctaaaaattcattcaaatcggtccagccgtttaggaggagttcagtgacatacacacgcacacaagaaatatatatataaagatatatgcgagtatatataattagaatttcggaatcagctccaacgattttcatgaatttattatacttatttcatgatttagtatacagggggtttcgggggcgataaattgatcaagcttggattcatttatattggaatctcgaaatCATTTAtgttggacatacgactatttttttaagttgactcattcgcggacgaagttgcggaggtccgctagtaatttattaaataaagaaacttCATGTTCAGatagaagaaataaaagaaaggaCAACATTGCCCGGGCAGAGTCGAGTTTGTACAGAGCTTCTGGCTAGATCTCGAGTTATTATTTTCGAATTGTccactaaaatatttttgccaGGAGAttcattgaaagtttattaaaagtttgtGTCCAGAGTATATATACTTCGTCACAGGAGGCTGATggttaaatattgaaatactaGCGGATTCCtattctagtattttatattgaagAATTTCGTAATTAAACGGATCGGAATACTGTAGTGCCTCAAGCAAttgcgtgttttattttaagggtACCGttcctgatttatttattagatttatttcatttccaACGTATTTTGCTACCACAATGCTATTATGAAAAGAAATAAGGTCTGTTCATGAATACTCGTAAAcattcagttttattttctgATTGTGGCTTTCCACTTCCTTATCAAAATATGTGTGTTTAggtgaagcgatgatagcccattgacttcgacttaactttcggagggccgagttcaaatcccagcaccgctaactttatgttatgttattttaaagtaattaaaatatcacctgcatcaacggtgaaagaaaagattgtgaggaaacctgtaagcctgagagtcctccataatgtactcaaaggcgtgtgcagtccaccaCTGGACCGGCATAGTTGACTACGGCTTTAAACACTTTCTAATTGTGGGAAAacaccagtgccctgtagtggaccggctatgggttgatatgatgatgatgaggtgtATATTCGGAAGTGATTGCAATTAACAATGTTTCTCGATTCTGATGCAGTTATTCATTTCATTACCGTACTCATTCTGCGACGGTATCATTATCTTCAACCTCATCACCAGCATCCCACTGCCTCTGTGCCGtctgccgtgtggtgacggccaATCAGAATGCAGTAATTATCACAACCACTCtttttcccgcgggtgtcgtacgattcgaataagggaatataacagagaacgggcagcagtgtcctctatgctactactatgATCTACTGTGATCACAAACCCGTGATGAAATATTCTTGACAGAAAgctcaatcatcatcatcatcatcatcatcatcatatcaagtaattaccggcccactacagaaaaAGGGCTCCTTCCACAACGAGAAgacgtccaccacgctggcatagtgcggattggttgaggAAAAAACTCAATAGATCCATAACCTCAATAgatgtttgtattattatgGTTTAAATTTTGCGTATGGacgtaatattattaaaaaacaaaaacgaatttatattttttcatctatCAATTAGTGTACGTGTACGTACAATACGTGTACGAGCCCCTAAACTTTTTGATCCAccgaatcggtttctaagtTTAGACGACGCCTAACGTCTTTAAACATTAcctaagagttcgtgaaacgtttctTTTCTCTAGCAATGACCTAAATCCCTAGGCATTCGATTGAGGCTAtttctaggtttagtgaaaacaagCAAAGGTCGGATAGAAGAGCTGCCGATATAATGCGATAACAACTCTCCGTCTATCTAACGTACTATGAGAGAAGTGTTTTATAACACTATGTTACATAATTTGTACTTACCTTTAGAGACTGTTATAACGTAGCatattaagttaatattattatcgtcATGATTGAAATATTTCCAGAGAGTAGGGTCTGGTCCCGTAGCAATTTGGAAGTTTTGGGAAAGTTTTCAAGATCATTTTGAGGGTGAACGCCGGCGAGCCTATGAATTTCTTAAGGGTCTTCACAGGTAGTCATAAACCCTCAAGAATTCATTTCAGTATGATTTTGAATTACGTAGCAAGgggaattaatattaaattaaagacaTACCCGCAAAGAAAACTCTTTGGAGCTCAATTCGTTTAAATTTGTGTCGTACCGGTTAATAAAAACAACCggttgataaaattaaaaaatatatatttaaaaaaaaaacacaaaattttctTTGCCGCACTAACGTATTTcgacaataaacacacaaaTATGATGTGGTTTATATATACGgtgtacttttatataatataccatATTACAAGAAACCAAAAAAACTGATAAAATCACTGATATCGTAACCTATATAATGTTTTGTACACAATACCTACCTTCTACTTGCAACATTTCCGACTCTACGCGAGCGACTTTGATCGAGTGCCCTATTTAGGTTCTACTAAAATGCTTCGACGCTCCGATACTTAGCCTCACTCTTTGTTTTCATATCACATAACAGCCTCGGGGTTCACGGAGAAGATAGATTAATGATAGTATTTTGAACTAAGAAAAAGTTTTGCTCAATGCtaaaaaaatgcttctttttcATTAAATCGTATATAGAACAAtagttatatgaaaaaaatgaaaGACAGAATAAACTATGGACTTAAACGTATCATCATTACTGGTTccaaatataaacaaaagatttttaaacaaaagaGATTTCTACTGTATGAAATCAGAACTGTACGATTAACTTAGATTGTTAAAGAAATGTccgaaaaacatttttgttaaaagtaaaagttgaGTGATAAAAAGTTATATGTTTACTTTATAATCTGTCTAGACATTAATTGTTCTTAAATCATAGAAACCTGGTCCCACAAAAGGTTTTTTAAACCATGTCAAGAGAGATATGTAAAtcttcatgttttttttataaccgaaaaacaaattcaatctcacttacacataaaaagtattaaatatctttttcagTGTTTTGGAATATCCAACCCGATCTATCTATGATTTCAACATCAATTCTATAAAACATTACGAAACTAAAGTTGTACAGTTAAGTTTACCACACATAGTCGCGAAAGCCGCAGGTCTAGTAAGAACCGCAGAATTCAATTTacagtaatgaaataaaatcattttgaaATGAAACGACTTTATTGCAGCAGTCACTAATACTTGAAGTCACACAGATGTGTTCTAGCTACGGTCCAAAGGTTTGCGGGCTTATTTCACTGCAATCTTCTCATTAGTCCTAAATTAATTCGGGGCCCTGGTCCAAGAAACACAGAATGCGTTATTAAGATGGCGTTATCCCTGATCCCTTTGAACCCTAATACCCTCCCCATCTCTGAGAGCTATTACCACGCTTCTTTCACCCCCCCTGTTGCAGCCATTCATTTTAACAACCATTCTGGTggtcaattatttatttgcaaataataCGAAAAGCTCCTGACGTCATTTGCAATGAACTGCGGTCAATATTTTACAACGATAGCAAAAATGTAACGATTTGAATTCTCTGCTTGGATGATACTATATAAAAtatgcaacttttttttattttactacaggttagcagtctaagatggtagcgggctaactttcatggagtatggtagtcataccctaatcggtttctacacgacatctcaccggaacaatacatcgcttagcggcacttctgcgtcagtagggtggtcactaaccacggccaaagcttcccaccggaccagaacagagaaaattcagaaataaaaaattcccGAAATgcccttgccgggaatcgaacccggaaccttctACTTAAACTCACCATTCAAGCAGGTCGTCAAAATTTCAAAGAGAATACCACAAATTCAGCGAATAACAGCCATTGGGACCAAGGAATTGCTATCGTCAACCGCCTAAACAAGTCTCTTACAGTTCTTGCGGCTCTTGTAACAATGTGCAACCAACTTTACAGGGGTTTGTTGATTTATTCCCGTTGCTTTATTTGTAAATACAATTGAACAGGGCCATTTGCAGTGAACCTCAAACATCTGTCAGAGAAGAGTAAATATTTACTTCTCTCCGTTCGCCGTTTGATCGATCTGAATGATGTCCCCTACGTGGAATAGGCTTCGTTAAAATACGTTGAATTCATGACGTTTAGTTAAATTTTCGGTTTATAAACCACATGATTGTTTATTGATGACACTGTGTCCGTCACATGTAGCTTCTCCCCAGTgagcgtatttatttatttattcataaaatttatttatttagtaaatttttttgcttggacatggtacaaaaaataaagatgTTAAGCGTAATTAATCGTAATTATCGTAATCTTAT
This Pararge aegeria chromosome 3, ilParAegt1.1, whole genome shotgun sequence DNA region includes the following protein-coding sequences:
- the LOC120636950 gene encoding uncharacterized protein LOC120636950, which gives rise to MEGQLIEENDELDPEILQLLGSDPTQDKSFGENIHKDLASRWKHILTNGLLKEEKIDLLKRYLPPENCLYMKAPILNSEIKSALSEINVKRDVYSEQKQNQMSSCISAIGKALNLILAQKESSQEVIKTLSDAGRLLCDTHYRESLSRRFAIVNCISKQKRDVIKNTKIDNYLFGSKLSEHLKSSKAISTSASELRFNSAKTNQLRSQPIYSARNPVTLNARGAPRAPAAETRVYPGQHRQPPARAPAPAPRDYRRAPPPPTTHRSRYYASSRRR